The following coding sequences are from one Treponema parvum window:
- a CDS encoding C4-dicarboxylate TRAP transporter substrate-binding protein → MKKMFTVVMMIAAMAAVNAAGSKDKATGGKASYVLKLSYVQNEEDPLTKGLYKLAESIKTATKGDFEIQVFPSGLLGDTADVVEQVKTGSNIGLLTDAGRFSGNLIEIGILDAPYLFDTYEEGNKIVQSDLFKSWTDRLQKDGYRVCSFNWYQGARNFITNKPIKSMADLKGLKIRTGSSPVWQATVDAFGCKPTSLAQGEVYSAIQQKVVDGAEQQDMATYGLKLYEVTKYITRTQHFQLMTGLVVSESWFQKLPESYRKLLIEESIKAGEYASNLTMQNIKRADAEMVKAGTVINEIDLAEFKAAGNKVYAKFSGFADIKKQIDKIIGK, encoded by the coding sequence ATGAAAAAAATGTTTACTGTCGTAATGATGATTGCGGCTATGGCGGCTGTCAACGCAGCGGGTTCTAAAGACAAGGCTACAGGCGGAAAGGCTTCGTATGTTTTAAAACTCAGCTATGTTCAAAACGAAGAAGACCCGTTGACCAAGGGGCTTTACAAACTGGCGGAAAGTATCAAAACCGCAACAAAGGGAGACTTTGAAATTCAAGTATTCCCGAGCGGCCTTTTAGGCGATACGGCCGATGTAGTAGAGCAAGTTAAAACCGGTTCGAACATCGGACTTCTTACCGACGCCGGAAGGTTTTCCGGAAATCTTATAGAGATCGGCATTTTGGACGCTCCCTACCTCTTTGATACGTATGAAGAAGGAAATAAAATCGTACAGTCCGATTTGTTTAAAAGCTGGACGGATCGATTGCAAAAGGACGGATACAGAGTGTGTTCGTTCAACTGGTATCAGGGAGCCAGAAATTTCATCACCAATAAACCTATCAAATCTATGGCGGATCTCAAAGGATTAAAAATACGCACGGGGTCTTCTCCCGTTTGGCAGGCGACAGTCGATGCGTTCGGATGTAAGCCCACATCTCTTGCACAAGGTGAAGTCTATTCCGCAATTCAGCAAAAGGTCGTTGACGGCGCGGAGCAGCAGGACATGGCCACCTACGGTTTAAAATTGTATGAAGTGACAAAGTACATCACGCGCACGCAGCATTTTCAGCTGATGACCGGCTTGGTCGTAAGCGAATCGTGGTTTCAAAAGCTTCCGGAATCATACCGCAAACTCTTAATCGAAGAGAGTATCAAGGCGGGCGAATACGCTTCCAACCTAACCATGCAAAACATAAAACGCGCCGATGCGGAAATGGTGAAAGCGGGCACTGTCATAAATGAAATAGATCTTGCCGAATTCAAAGCGGCCGGTAATAAGGTGTATGCAAAATTCAGCGGTTTTGCAGACATCAAAAAACAGATCGACAAGATTATCGGAAAGTAG
- a CDS encoding TRAP transporter small permease: MRKNRIKDLYAIVVKAEQYVSRTILFFIIGLTFAAAMSRAFNFPLPWSIDIILLLFCWFAFCAASQATRRKANLGVDILIRHFPKKVRDVIDLINKLLITAFLIIMGFGSLKLSVTNVKRLITSLNISYSFITSALFVGCTLMVVSEIIQIVEKIRIMCGKASEEDFESAAE, encoded by the coding sequence ATGCGAAAAAACAGAATAAAGGATCTATATGCGATCGTCGTCAAAGCGGAACAGTATGTGAGCCGGACGATTTTATTTTTTATCATAGGTTTGACCTTTGCCGCCGCTATGTCGCGGGCTTTTAATTTTCCGTTGCCGTGGTCTATAGACATCATTTTGCTGCTCTTTTGCTGGTTTGCATTCTGCGCCGCCAGCCAGGCTACCAGACGAAAAGCAAATCTCGGCGTCGATATTTTAATCAGACATTTTCCTAAAAAAGTGCGAGATGTTATCGATCTTATAAATAAATTGTTGATAACGGCTTTTTTGATAATTATGGGATTCGGTTCGCTTAAATTATCCGTAACAAACGTAAAAAGGCTCATTACATCTTTAAATATCAGTTATTCCTTTATCACTTCGGCTCTCTTTGTTGGATGTACCCTCATGGTTGTTTCGGAAATTATTCAAATCGTGGAAAAAATTAGGATCATGTGCGGAAAAGCTTCGGAAGAGGATTTCGAAAGCGCTGCGGAATAA
- a CDS encoding TRAP transporter large permease: MTVIIVLFVVLLLMGMPIAFVIGISSLVFFLGKPDLALGIAAQKMVSSTQSFTFLAVPFFLTAGNIMNASGITERLVKFAKTLTGHMRGGLAQVSVILSALMGGISGSAVADASMEARFLGPSMIKAGYSKGFVASVLSYGGLITATIPPSLGLIVFGFVGDVSVGRLFVAGIVPGLLMTAILMIPTHVISKKRNYRVENKRPPHAGEVFKALQESFWALLFPLILIVGIRFGFFTTSEAGAFAIVYAMFVGKFIYKDLTLKKLIGVIDTSVTDNGVILLIITAAGIFGFVSAYSGMPAAIAKVITGITTNKYVLLILITVFLLFMGMVMESTVNCLIFTPIFLPILKSVGVDPVHFGIIMMTLVTMGCMTPPVGTAMYSVCQILDCPTEEYMKEGMPYIIAILGEVILLVFIPQICLFLPNIVFGK, encoded by the coding sequence ATGACTGTGATTATTGTGCTTTTTGTCGTACTGCTTTTGATGGGCATGCCGATTGCTTTTGTGATCGGGATTTCTTCTCTCGTTTTTTTTCTCGGCAAGCCGGATCTCGCGCTGGGTATAGCCGCACAAAAAATGGTCAGTTCGACACAATCGTTTACGTTCCTTGCCGTTCCGTTTTTTTTAACGGCAGGCAATATTATGAACGCTTCAGGAATCACCGAGCGGCTTGTAAAATTTGCAAAGACGCTGACAGGGCATATGAGGGGCGGGCTTGCTCAGGTAAGCGTTATCTTAAGCGCCTTAATGGGCGGCATTTCGGGAAGCGCCGTCGCCGACGCTTCTATGGAAGCCAGATTTCTCGGCCCATCCATGATTAAGGCGGGGTATTCAAAAGGATTTGTCGCTTCGGTGCTCTCATACGGCGGGCTCATAACCGCTACGATTCCGCCGAGTTTGGGTTTGATCGTTTTCGGATTTGTAGGAGACGTTTCCGTAGGCAGATTGTTTGTCGCCGGCATCGTTCCCGGATTACTTATGACTGCGATTCTTATGATTCCTACTCACGTCATTTCAAAAAAGAGAAATTACAGGGTTGAAAACAAGAGGCCTCCGCACGCAGGTGAAGTTTTTAAAGCTCTGCAGGAAAGTTTTTGGGCATTGCTTTTTCCCCTCATATTGATCGTAGGAATACGCTTCGGTTTTTTTACCACTTCCGAAGCCGGCGCCTTTGCCATTGTTTACGCGATGTTCGTAGGAAAATTCATCTACAAAGATTTGACGCTAAAAAAGCTGATTGGCGTCATCGATACCAGCGTTACCGACAACGGCGTAATCCTGCTCATAATTACGGCCGCAGGCATTTTCGGCTTTGTTTCTGCGTACAGCGGTATGCCCGCCGCAATCGCAAAGGTGATTACAGGCATTACTACAAACAAATATGTGCTTTTGATTTTAATAACCGTCTTTCTCTTATTTATGGGAATGGTTATGGAATCTACTGTAAACTGTTTGATTTTTACTCCGATTTTTCTTCCGATTCTTAAGTCGGTCGGAGTCGATCCTGTTCATTTCGGTATCATAATGATGACGCTTGTCACGATGGGATGCATGACGCCTCCGGTAGGCACTGCGATGTATTCCGTATGTCAAATTCTCGACTGCCCCACTGAAGAATATATGAAAGAGGGCATGCCGTATATAATTGCAATTTTGGGAGAAGTAATATTGCTTGTATTCATTCCGCAAATATGTTTGTTTTTGCCGAATATCGTATTCGGAAAATAA
- a CDS encoding type II toxin-antitoxin system VapB family antitoxin, whose protein sequence is MRTNIVLNDALMEEAFRYSTAVRTKKELIETALKEYVQNRKRKDLRDLKGKVFFLEDYDYKEMQTKRRNN, encoded by the coding sequence ATGAGAACCAATATTGTCTTAAACGATGCGCTTATGGAAGAAGCTTTTAGATATTCTACTGCTGTCCGAACAAAAAAAGAATTGATAGAAACCGCTCTAAAAGAATATGTCCAAAATCGAAAAAGAAAAGATTTGCGAGACTTAAAGGGTAAGGTGTTTTTTTTGGAAGATTACGATTATAAAGAAATGCAGACAAAAAGGCGTAACAATTAA
- a CDS encoding NAD(P)-dependent alcohol dehydrogenase, with amino-acid sequence MKGFAMLGIGKTGWITKKDPECGPLDAIVKPIAVSPCTSDIHTVWEGALGERKDMILGHEAVGEIVEVGNLVKTLKRGDRVLVPAITPNWGSLEAQGGYSMHSGGMLAGWKFSNFKDGVFGELFHVNEADANLGLLPDGLDPAPAVMLSDMVPTGFHGAELADVQYGDKVCVVGIGPVGLMSVAAATLRGASHLFAVGSRPDCCKLAKEYGATDIINYKEGDIVQQVMDKTHGKGVDKVIIAGGDCDTFDQAIKMVKPGGRIGNVNYLGSGEFVRFSRVQSGCGMGHKTIVGGLMPGGRLRVEKLSSLMVTGRLDCSKMLTHKFKGFEHIEDALMLMKDKPKDLIKPVVVI; translated from the coding sequence ATGAAAGGTTTTGCAATGTTGGGTATCGGTAAAACAGGCTGGATTACAAAGAAAGATCCCGAATGCGGTCCTCTTGACGCAATCGTAAAGCCTATTGCCGTTTCTCCGTGCACTTCCGATATTCACACTGTTTGGGAAGGCGCACTGGGCGAAAGAAAGGATATGATCCTCGGGCATGAAGCCGTAGGAGAAATTGTCGAAGTAGGTAACCTTGTAAAGACCCTTAAACGCGGCGACAGGGTTCTTGTTCCTGCTATTACGCCTAACTGGGGATCTTTGGAAGCTCAGGGCGGATATTCCATGCATTCGGGCGGAATGCTTGCTGGTTGGAAATTTTCGAATTTTAAAGACGGCGTTTTCGGTGAATTGTTCCACGTAAATGAAGCTGATGCGAACTTGGGACTTTTGCCTGACGGTCTTGATCCCGCTCCGGCTGTAATGTTAAGCGATATGGTTCCGACCGGATTCCACGGAGCCGAACTTGCCGATGTTCAATACGGAGATAAAGTTTGCGTAGTCGGAATAGGACCCGTTGGTCTTATGTCTGTTGCCGCCGCAACTCTCAGAGGCGCTTCACATCTGTTTGCCGTAGGCTCACGTCCCGATTGCTGCAAACTCGCAAAAGAATACGGAGCGACGGATATCATTAACTATAAGGAAGGTGATATCGTTCAGCAGGTTATGGACAAGACGCACGGAAAAGGCGTTGACAAAGTAATTATAGCTGGCGGAGATTGCGATACTTTCGATCAGGCTATAAAGATGGTAAAACCGGGCGGAAGAATTGGAAACGTAAACTATCTCGGTTCCGGAGAATTTGTAAGATTCTCAAGAGTTCAGAGCGGATGCGGAATGGGACATAAAACAATAGTCGGCGGACTTATGCCCGGCGGACGGCTTAGAGTCGAAAAACTTTCTTCCCTCATGGTAACAGGACGTCTGGATTGTTCAAAGATGCTCACTCACAAATTTAAGGGCTTTGAACACATTGAAGACGCTCTTATGCTTATGAAGGATAAACCGAAAGATCTTATAAAGCCGGTTGTCGTTATCTAA
- the vapC gene encoding type II toxin-antitoxin system tRNA(fMet)-specific endonuclease VapC, whose translation MYLLDTNICIFLIKNKFPNLTEKILAFDSKELFLSSVSIAEMEYGASKSQNREKNRQALLDFCADFENILDFTTDDTEAYGLIRAYLEKEGKIIGSYDMQIAAQAMTRNLTVVTNNYDEFGRIPWIKVEDWSKA comes from the coding sequence ATGTATCTTTTAGATACGAATATCTGCATTTTTTTGATAAAGAATAAATTTCCTAATCTAACGGAAAAGATTCTTGCTTTTGACAGCAAAGAACTTTTTTTGTCCTCCGTTTCTATTGCCGAAATGGAATACGGAGCTTCCAAAAGTCAAAATAGAGAAAAAAATCGGCAGGCACTGTTAGATTTCTGTGCGGATTTTGAAAACATTCTTGATTTTACTACGGACGATACGGAGGCTTACGGATTGATTAGGGCATACCTTGAAAAGGAAGGAAAAATAATCGGATCTTATGACATGCAAATTGCCGCGCAGGCAATGACAAGGAATCTTACGGTTGTTACAAATAATTATGACGAATTTGGAAGAATCCCTTGGATAAAAGTGGAAGACTGGTCAAAAGCGTAA
- the vapB gene encoding type II toxin-antitoxin system antitoxin VapB gives MVRTKVFTSGNSQAVRIPKEFHIDHSELFIKKIGTTIILYPRNKPWENLQKSFSEFTDDFMSEGRNQPKFQAREEF, from the coding sequence ATGGTTCGTACAAAAGTGTTTACAAGCGGAAACAGCCAGGCCGTAAGGATTCCAAAAGAATTTCATATTGATCATTCCGAATTGTTTATAAAAAAAATAGGCACGACAATTATTCTTTATCCTCGGAATAAACCGTGGGAAAATTTGCAGAAAAGTTTTTCCGAGTTTACGGATGATTTTATGTCCGAAGGCAGAAATCAACCCAAATTTCAGGCAAGGGAAGAATTTTGA
- a CDS encoding M48 family metallopeptidase, whose protein sequence is MKKNAFILTVCLLLSGLLILSSCSSVMNIASAAAEAAGSAGIVDPNIASSVSSSAAAIGKAAETVTPEQEYYIGRAVAGNILENYKVFDSAKAQKYLNEICNTVAINSDRPVLYKNYRVAILDTDEVNAFATSGGHIMVSRGLISCAHSEDELAAVLAHEISHIQLRHSIKAIRSSRATDAVLKTAGAALIVSVNSGELAGIVAGFDDTVNDIVSTMVNSGYSKKQEYEADENALLLLKAAGYDPNAMRSMLELLKEKEKGQTTGFSKTHPSPEARMENLKGKYEKYSDDEARLIRTGRFERIKEFL, encoded by the coding sequence ATGAAAAAAAATGCGTTTATCTTGACCGTTTGTTTATTGTTAAGCGGACTTTTAATCTTAAGCTCGTGCAGTTCCGTCATGAACATTGCGAGCGCCGCAGCCGAAGCAGCGGGATCGGCAGGAATTGTCGATCCTAATATTGCGTCTTCCGTATCTTCATCTGCCGCCGCTATCGGCAAGGCTGCAGAAACCGTTACTCCCGAACAGGAATACTATATAGGCCGTGCCGTTGCCGGTAATATTCTTGAAAATTATAAGGTCTTTGATTCTGCAAAGGCGCAAAAATATCTTAACGAAATATGCAATACCGTTGCAATTAATTCCGACAGGCCCGTATTATACAAAAACTACCGGGTCGCGATCCTTGATACGGACGAAGTAAACGCTTTTGCAACTTCAGGCGGACACATCATGGTAAGCAGGGGGCTCATATCCTGCGCTCATTCCGAAGACGAATTGGCTGCAGTCCTTGCTCATGAAATATCTCACATACAGCTGCGGCACAGCATAAAGGCGATCAGATCCAGCCGTGCTACGGACGCTGTTTTAAAAACCGCAGGAGCCGCCCTTATCGTATCCGTAAATTCCGGAGAATTGGCTGGAATCGTAGCGGGATTTGACGATACCGTAAACGACATAGTGAGCACTATGGTGAATTCGGGTTATTCGAAAAAACAAGAATATGAGGCCGACGAAAACGCTCTTTTGCTTTTAAAAGCCGCAGGCTACGATCCTAACGCCATGCGTTCGATGCTTGAACTTTTAAAGGAAAAAGAAAAGGGACAGACGACGGGATTTTCAAAAACTCATCCTTCGCCCGAAGCCCGCATGGAAAATCTCAAAGGCAAGTATGAAAAATATTCTGACGATGAAGCCCGCTTGATCAGAACGGGGCGTTTTGAGCGCATAAAAGAGTTTTTGTAA
- a CDS encoding CHASE2 domain-containing protein, with the protein MKKLKKRNVAVFVGVFALCSLLHFSGFFTFAENKAYDARTVLTPERTPPSDEICFIAVDQASIDWAQKEKGWGWPWPRSAYGDIVRYMTLGDAACVLLDVLYTEPSVYGIADDENFAIACRENGRVVQVMFADTASGGGSASAESEKGYKALFPVESLKNSAALLANIISAKDGDDVIRRTRLSFNLNGIEYPSLGAAPFVIGEQRAGKKSVAEAISSLKKNSPLLPDETVLLRYKRNIDSYLPYRACDILKSYDALLAGKEPILPPENFKNTAVFLAYYAPGLFDICSSPVSQVYPGVGVHITAYDNILNGGFVKKLPAWLNLIYLFAVCFAGAMVLDITGRQKNQKTAPVIAAAALFLGVAAIISLSFVLFYFNLWILLAAPLTGFILSFGTQVFLGYVFEGRQKKFIKSAFSQYLSPAVIEQLITDPKKLKLGGEKREISIYFSDIQGFTSVSEKLSPEALTEFLNTYLSAMTDIILNTGGTIDKYEGDAIIAFWNAPADEEDHALRAVDAAMQCQRQLSLMRAELAKLSGGQIYQRIGLNTGYAVVGNMGSHSRFDYTMLGDSVNLASRLEGLNKQFGTYTMCSKATKDAAVKFGCNLYWRELARVAVVGKKEAVTVFEPLEMSEFEKKFEIFENFDKARDLFYSGRFSDSILLFERFCGEDGPCRSYAQKCRILMENPNDQWDGVWHSTEK; encoded by the coding sequence ATGAAGAAATTAAAAAAGAGAAACGTAGCGGTCTTTGTCGGAGTTTTTGCTCTATGTTCGTTATTGCATTTTTCAGGTTTTTTTACGTTTGCCGAAAATAAAGCCTATGACGCCAGGACGGTTTTAACTCCCGAAAGAACGCCTCCGTCCGATGAAATTTGCTTTATTGCAGTCGACCAGGCAAGCATTGATTGGGCGCAAAAAGAAAAAGGCTGGGGATGGCCGTGGCCGCGTTCGGCCTACGGCGATATCGTAAGATATATGACATTGGGAGATGCCGCCTGCGTGCTTTTGGACGTTCTTTATACGGAACCTTCGGTTTACGGAATTGCCGACGATGAAAATTTCGCTATTGCGTGCAGAGAAAACGGCAGGGTAGTTCAGGTTATGTTTGCGGATACGGCTTCGGGCGGCGGATCTGCAAGCGCCGAAAGCGAAAAAGGCTATAAGGCGCTGTTTCCGGTCGAAAGCCTTAAAAATTCCGCGGCGCTTTTGGCAAATATCATAAGCGCAAAGGACGGCGACGACGTTATAAGGCGGACAAGACTGTCTTTTAATTTGAACGGAATTGAATATCCTTCGCTGGGAGCGGCGCCGTTTGTGATCGGCGAGCAAAGGGCAGGCAAAAAATCTGTCGCTGAAGCAATTTCATCGCTTAAAAAAAATTCGCCGCTTCTTCCCGACGAAACCGTTTTGCTAAGATATAAAAGGAATATCGATTCCTATCTTCCTTACAGGGCCTGTGATATTTTAAAAAGCTACGACGCTCTTTTGGCGGGTAAAGAGCCCATTCTTCCGCCTGAAAATTTTAAGAATACTGCCGTGTTTTTGGCCTATTACGCTCCCGGCCTGTTTGATATATGTTCTTCGCCCGTGTCGCAAGTGTATCCGGGTGTCGGTGTTCACATAACCGCTTACGACAACATTTTAAATGGCGGTTTTGTAAAAAAGCTTCCGGCTTGGCTTAATCTCATCTATTTGTTTGCGGTGTGCTTTGCAGGAGCTATGGTGCTTGACATTACCGGCAGACAAAAAAATCAAAAAACGGCGCCTGTGATAGCGGCGGCGGCTCTTTTTTTAGGCGTGGCGGCGATCATTTCGCTTTCATTTGTTCTGTTTTATTTCAATTTATGGATATTACTCGCCGCTCCTTTGACCGGTTTTATACTTTCTTTTGGCACGCAGGTTTTTTTAGGCTATGTTTTTGAAGGCCGGCAGAAAAAATTCATTAAATCAGCTTTCAGCCAATATTTAAGTCCCGCCGTAATAGAACAGCTTATAACGGATCCTAAAAAACTCAAGCTCGGCGGCGAAAAGCGGGAGATAAGCATTTATTTTTCGGACATACAGGGGTTTACTTCCGTTTCTGAAAAACTTTCCCCTGAAGCTCTTACCGAATTCCTAAACACTTATCTTTCGGCAATGACGGATATTATTTTGAATACGGGCGGAACGATAGATAAATATGAAGGAGATGCGATTATAGCCTTTTGGAACGCGCCCGCCGATGAAGAAGACCACGCTTTAAGAGCCGTAGACGCCGCCATGCAATGTCAAAGGCAATTGAGCCTGATGCGAGCTGAGCTTGCAAAACTTTCAGGCGGGCAAATCTATCAGCGGATAGGACTTAATACCGGCTATGCGGTAGTGGGAAACATGGGGTCGCACAGCCGGTTTGATTATACTATGCTGGGAGACAGCGTAAATCTCGCTTCAAGACTGGAAGGGCTTAACAAACAGTTCGGTACTTACACGATGTGTTCAAAGGCTACAAAGGATGCGGCCGTAAAATTCGGATGCAACCTTTATTGGCGGGAACTAGCCCGTGTGGCCGTTGTCGGGAAAAAAGAAGCCGTTACCGTATTCGAACCGCTTGAGATGAGCGAGTTTGAAAAAAAATTCGAAATTTTTGAAAATTTCGATAAGGCAAGAGATCTCTTTTATTCCGGAAGATTTTCCGATTCTATTTTATTGTTCGAACGCTTTTGCGGCGAAGACGGTCCTTGCAGATCCTACGCGCAAAAGTGCAGAATTCTCATGGAGAACCCGAATGATCAATGGGACGGAGTGTGGCACAGTACTGAAAAATAA
- a CDS encoding helix-turn-helix domain-containing protein has translation MKKAAGGFFKRAYFANPIIQFLISYVSVLTIPIAFVLIALQFTFSFITENVMISNMTVLNHSKQLMDLRMDSIQTLAGYMVCDRDLNELIKTDRIENADDPVLLKTLESLADIIDARGNDLLESAYVILRRPKKVLYKRGVYSFDDFTGYIKNFGIEYSFWEDRYCNSDKKLPFFLPNRAGIDYIVPFGVDRDGKNCGTVVCNISSGAMKNILDFSEEYGSYSFFLVDEIKNKSETPMSHVLWSEDFMSRSDLLQTLDLSQRRNMKMGRGIWIIYTQSEQYGWSYVLAVSSDRLLNKFNRLRLILILMLMFTVAVGLFISSFLAVKKGKPVKDIFDSLESHYFADTHGAGHEVRDMASLEKLFERLFDSITAVRKEDLFYPEVLEAFLCSNIRSGNFEAAKSIVLMIEKENFENRVCDAAKFSELNVKICAALMPFEALETVSARRLDSLKNYSLPPEDHRKYFDELLNICESLCENAGRKKNMQRKDLAQKIKSYLDDNYSQTGLCLTMVSDKFAVSESYVSMIYKEQLGVNFADYLEKKRIEKACELLAVKNDPIENVAFAVGYSSASSFRRAFKRVTGKTPKVYR, from the coding sequence ATGAAAAAAGCGGCAGGCGGTTTTTTTAAAAGGGCGTATTTTGCAAACCCGATTATACAGTTCCTTATCTCTTACGTTTCGGTTTTGACGATTCCCATAGCGTTTGTGCTTATCGCGTTGCAGTTTACGTTTTCTTTTATAACTGAAAATGTGATGATTTCTAACATGACTGTTTTGAATCATTCAAAACAGCTCATGGATTTGCGCATGGATTCCATTCAGACCTTGGCAGGATACATGGTGTGCGATAGGGATCTCAACGAATTGATAAAGACGGATAGAATAGAAAACGCCGACGATCCTGTCCTTCTTAAAACGCTGGAATCGCTTGCCGATATTATCGACGCACGCGGCAATGACTTGCTGGAATCGGCATATGTGATTTTGCGCCGTCCTAAAAAAGTTCTTTATAAGAGGGGAGTTTATTCGTTTGACGATTTTACCGGGTATATTAAGAATTTCGGCATTGAATATTCCTTTTGGGAAGATCGGTATTGCAATTCTGATAAAAAACTGCCGTTCTTTTTGCCTAACAGGGCGGGAATAGATTACATAGTGCCGTTCGGCGTAGACAGGGACGGTAAAAATTGTGGAACGGTAGTGTGCAATATCTCAAGCGGCGCAATGAAAAACATACTTGATTTTTCCGAAGAATACGGTTCTTATTCCTTTTTTCTAGTAGACGAAATCAAAAATAAAAGCGAAACGCCTATGTCGCATGTTCTTTGGTCTGAAGATTTTATGTCACGAAGCGATCTTTTGCAGACGCTTGACCTTTCGCAAAGGCGGAACATGAAAATGGGCAGAGGAATTTGGATTATTTATACTCAGTCGGAACAGTACGGTTGGAGTTATGTTCTTGCCGTTTCTTCCGATCGCTTGTTGAACAAATTCAACAGGTTAAGGCTGATTTTAATCCTTATGCTCATGTTCACTGTGGCCGTCGGGCTTTTTATATCTTCCTTCCTTGCCGTAAAAAAAGGAAAGCCCGTAAAAGACATTTTTGATTCGCTTGAATCGCATTACTTTGCCGATACGCACGGGGCGGGGCATGAAGTTCGCGATATGGCAAGCCTTGAAAAACTGTTTGAAAGGCTGTTCGACAGCATTACCGCCGTCAGAAAAGAAGATCTGTTTTATCCTGAAGTGCTCGAAGCGTTTTTATGCAGCAATATAAGATCGGGAAACTTTGAAGCTGCAAAATCGATAGTGCTCATGATTGAAAAAGAAAATTTTGAAAACAGGGTTTGCGACGCCGCAAAGTTTTCCGAACTGAACGTAAAAATTTGTGCGGCGCTCATGCCGTTTGAAGCGCTTGAAACCGTAAGCGCTCGGCGTTTGGACTCTCTTAAAAATTATTCTTTGCCGCCCGAAGATCATAGAAAATATTTTGACGAGCTGCTGAATATTTGCGAATCCTTATGTGAAAATGCCGGAAGGAAAAAAAACATGCAGCGCAAGGATCTTGCACAAAAGATAAAATCTTATCTCGATGATAATTATAGCCAGACGGGGCTTTGCCTTACCATGGTGAGCGACAAATTTGCAGTGTCCGAAAGCTATGTTTCTATGATCTACAAAGAGCAACTCGGTGTGAATTTTGCGGATTATTTGGAAAAAAAGCGGATAGAAAAAGCCTGCGAATTGCTGGCAGTAAAAAACGATCCTATTGAAAATGTCGCGTTTGCCGTAGGGTACTCAAGCGCCTCAAGTTTTAGGCGGGCTTTTAAACGGGTTACGGGAAAAACTCCTAAGGTCTACAGGTAA